In Rana temporaria chromosome 3, aRanTem1.1, whole genome shotgun sequence, a single window of DNA contains:
- the SAXO2 gene encoding stabilizer of axonemal microtubules 2 — protein MRKKCICEICTCGRHRCPHIPTKIFDKSGQPCVLTEYVEKYPQYDNVQPPNSMKPRHEYQGNRGKMEGVTTFKSDYIPYDVTNRPVRPHQEYEPKPGHIELGTTYNRDFNAHKIEPVGPARPVENRKIYVGKFDTNPTYKDDYRAWDISKRELAKQEHTYQPPTVKFGNSTTFQDDFFLKEIMPRESFKPGVAKRNSMPFDGTTNHRTSFVPHEIEPRHQRPKQEYKPSSQPFDDLTTHRINFKGTLGEVTKSCRPDYSKVGSNARFQGSTEFRDSFQPWSVAPTQVQKSYEYVPPTTHMEVDTTSHLAYVPHHLSYVAPMRPVSHGRRSNVPFKGSSTMKEDFQPWESKRQEMIKRDHEIPKAVGKFDDLTTFKSHYLPHELHPTQSFKPTNAALHSSAPFQSGTMYRSDYTSKKNEVCPANYKSPPGYAFESIDGRGHKMFRKILTPEVNSFLHRNEDNLARAIAVIS, from the exons GCGCCACCGATGCCCACATATTCCTACAAAGATTTTTGACAAATCTGGACAACCTTGTGTACTGACTGAATATGTGGAGAAATACCCTCAGTATGATAATGTACAACCACCAAATAGCATGAAACCAAGGCATGAGTACCAAGGAAACCGTGGAAAAATGGAAGGAGTAACAACATTTAA ATCAGATTATATCCCATATGATGTAACAAACCGCCCCGTACGTCCTCATCAAGAATATGAACCAAAGCCAGGACATATTGAACTTGGGACAACCTATAACCGAGATTTTAATGCTCATAAAATAGAACCAGTGGGACCTGCACGTCCGGTAGAAAACAGAAAAATTTACGTGGGAAAGTTTGACACAAACCCTACTTATAAAG atGACTACAGAGCATGGGATATCAGTAAAAGAGAACTTGCTAAACAGGAACATACTTACCAACCTCCTACTgttaaatttggaaattcaactACATTCCAAGATGACTTTTTTCTAAAGGAAATAATGCCAAGAGAAAGTTTTAAGCCTGGTGTAGCAAAACGCAATAGCATGCCTTTTGATGGTACCACAAACCATCGTACTTCTTTTGTTCCTCATGAAATTGAGCCAAGGCATCAAAGACCGAAACAAGAATATAAACCCAGTAGTCAACCATTTGATGATCTTACCACTCATCGCATCAATTTCAAGGGCACACTTGGAGAAGTAACAAAAAGCTGCAGACCTGATTATAGTAAAGTTGGTAGCAATGCTCGATTTCAAGGCAGCACTGAATTCCGTGATAGTTTTCAGCCTTGGTCAGTAGCTCCAACTCAAGTTCAGAAATCTTATGAATATGTTCCACCTACTACGCACATGGAGGTGGACACTACATCTCATCTGGCTTATGTGCCACACCACCTCAGCTATGTAGCCCCAATGCGCCCAGTCTcccatggaagaaggagcaacgTTCCCTTTAAGGGAAGTTCTACAATGAAAGAAGATTTTCAACCTTGGGAAAGTAAGCGTCAAGAGATGATCAAGCGGGATCATGAAATTCCAAAGGCTGTAGGAAAATTTGATGACCTGACAACTTTTAAATCGCATTACCTACCCCATGAGTTACATCCTACTCAGAGTTTCAAGCCTACAAATGCAGCTCTGCACAGTTCTGCTCCATTCCAAAGTGGCACCATGTATCGTTCTGATTATAcatccaagaaaaatgaagtctgCCCTGCAAATTACAAATCTCCCCCAGGTTATGCCTTTGAAAGCATTGATGGCCGAGGCCACAAGATGTTCAGAAAAATCCTTACTCCTGAAGTGAATTCATTTTTGCACAGAAATGAAGACAACCTTGCTAGAGCTATTGCAGTTATCTCTTAA